Proteins encoded in a region of the Brevundimonas vesicularis genome:
- a CDS encoding HNH endonuclease, with amino-acid sequence MAVSKAQRMRIFVRDNLICRYCRRVCVIMTTPSLQPPETATIDHLDPDGGDDDRNLATACKGCNSRKHARTERQFQDYMLERFDWDETRL; translated from the coding sequence ATGGCGGTCAGCAAGGCGCAGCGGATGCGCATCTTCGTGCGCGACAATCTCATCTGTCGCTATTGCCGTCGGGTCTGCGTCATCATGACGACGCCCTCGCTTCAGCCGCCGGAGACGGCGACAATCGATCATCTGGACCCGGACGGCGGGGACGACGATCGCAATCTCGCCACCGCCTGCAAGGGCTGCAACAGCCGCAAGCACGCGCGCACCGAAAGACAGTTTCAGGACTACATGCTGGAACGCTTCGACTGGGACGAGACGCGGCTCTAA
- a CDS encoding DUF6525 family protein, with translation MSGNTFRTGLGVCPTTPQKDMAAFDALPPMVRARLRDAPCNVASEPLLRFWRSDIGDASDRHDALLAKLDRGLGRIAMGAAA, from the coding sequence ATGAGCGGCAACACGTTCCGCACTGGCTTGGGCGTGTGCCCGACGACCCCGCAAAAGGACATGGCGGCCTTTGACGCCCTGCCGCCGATGGTGCGGGCGCGGCTGCGCGACGCGCCGTGCAATGTCGCCAGCGAGCCGCTGTTGCGGTTCTGGCGCTCGGATATCGGCGACGCGTCCGACCGGCACGACGCCCTACTGGCCAAGCTGGATCGCGGCCTCGGCCGTATCGCGATGGGAGCGGCGGCATGA
- a CDS encoding terminase gpA endonuclease subunit produces the protein MTAMSLAAAAVYAGVAAAMAPAPETSISEWVAGGADGGPVILSARTNTPKEGPISFDGVEYLREPLDRLHPDDPASRVTIRGGAQSAKSTVGQLWVCWSVENNPRSFAIGLPSAGEITKYNELKLEPLLDDSPRLKDRIDRRVIRGRPMSDGKKKTLKTGAQIRLFNLASPKELQMISTGNLILEEVGNALVDVGERGSPVAQARERQAAYSVIGSKELMISTPSVLGECEVSKAEEAGDQRRFYGQCPHCTGFFHLEPEDFKPASPNGTPHHFVCPPSEGGCGGVLEETDMLTFRPAGIWLATFPSQNEDNPAPAKFVAAEDVHGYTRRNCEGREPSYYIWQAYCGLISWAKIAKSIADAKSPAELKTLEQQTFGRAWDPSVEAMSWEELHRLREPYEHSIVPAGAEYVTAFTDVQGAYLEGGAIAWGPGGEWWVIDRWVIPGDTAGDQVWFELDEIYRRTYPHAEGGELGIEAFGVDTGFRTQRVYSFCRGRPRSYAMDGRPGWKVPILGKAKPVKVVEQGRVKGRVKLWPSGTWELKAMLAWSLKLSTEAGYAVRQQGRGHWSMAEDEAWAQQITAEGLAEETDDRTGEIKRWWKKLRDRNEWVDIWVGARALAWSLGVGAPAKNGAENVDWAARAAARGQGSASAPDLFSGEKTAPKSAVALEPSDPTPPANDKPGSSERRFFRKKRG, from the coding sequence ATGACCGCAATGTCGCTGGCCGCTGCGGCGGTCTACGCGGGTGTGGCGGCGGCGATGGCGCCCGCCCCCGAAACGAGCATTTCAGAGTGGGTTGCGGGCGGCGCCGACGGCGGGCCGGTTATCCTGTCGGCGCGAACAAACACGCCCAAAGAGGGGCCGATCAGTTTCGACGGCGTCGAGTATCTACGCGAGCCGCTGGATCGTCTGCACCCAGACGATCCAGCATCGCGGGTCACCATTCGTGGCGGGGCGCAATCCGCCAAGAGCACCGTCGGACAGCTCTGGGTCTGCTGGTCGGTCGAGAACAATCCGCGCTCTTTCGCAATCGGCCTGCCTTCGGCGGGCGAGATTACGAAATACAACGAGCTGAAGCTCGAGCCACTGCTGGACGATAGTCCCCGGCTGAAAGACCGCATCGACCGCCGCGTCATCCGTGGCCGGCCGATGTCGGATGGCAAGAAGAAGACGCTGAAGACGGGCGCGCAGATCCGCCTCTTCAATCTCGCGTCACCCAAAGAACTACAGATGATCTCGACCGGGAACCTGATCCTGGAAGAGGTTGGCAACGCCCTCGTCGATGTTGGTGAGCGCGGCTCTCCGGTCGCCCAGGCACGCGAACGTCAAGCCGCCTATTCGGTGATCGGTTCAAAGGAACTGATGATCTCGACACCGTCCGTGCTGGGTGAGTGCGAAGTCTCGAAGGCCGAAGAGGCGGGCGACCAGCGCCGATTCTATGGCCAGTGCCCTCACTGCACCGGCTTCTTCCACCTCGAGCCGGAGGACTTCAAACCGGCTTCGCCGAACGGCACGCCTCATCACTTCGTCTGCCCTCCCTCGGAGGGCGGATGCGGCGGCGTGTTGGAAGAGACGGACATGCTGACGTTCCGCCCCGCCGGGATCTGGCTGGCCACCTTCCCGAGCCAGAACGAGGATAACCCGGCGCCAGCCAAGTTCGTCGCAGCTGAAGACGTCCATGGCTATACGCGCCGAAACTGCGAAGGCCGCGAGCCCAGCTACTACATCTGGCAGGCATACTGCGGCCTGATCAGTTGGGCAAAGATCGCCAAGTCCATCGCCGACGCCAAGTCGCCAGCGGAACTGAAGACCCTGGAGCAGCAGACCTTCGGTCGCGCTTGGGATCCTTCGGTCGAGGCGATGAGCTGGGAGGAACTTCACCGCCTACGCGAGCCATACGAACACTCCATCGTCCCGGCAGGGGCGGAGTATGTCACGGCCTTCACCGACGTCCAGGGTGCCTACCTCGAAGGCGGCGCCATCGCCTGGGGGCCGGGCGGCGAGTGGTGGGTCATCGATCGTTGGGTCATTCCGGGCGACACAGCCGGCGACCAGGTCTGGTTCGAACTCGACGAGATCTACCGCCGAACCTACCCCCATGCCGAAGGCGGCGAGCTGGGGATCGAGGCGTTCGGCGTCGACACCGGCTTCAGAACCCAGCGCGTCTATTCCTTCTGTCGCGGGCGTCCCCGGTCTTACGCCATGGATGGCCGGCCGGGTTGGAAAGTGCCGATCCTGGGCAAGGCCAAGCCGGTCAAGGTGGTCGAGCAGGGCCGGGTCAAGGGGCGCGTCAAGCTGTGGCCGTCCGGCACGTGGGAACTGAAGGCCATGTTGGCCTGGTCCCTGAAGCTTTCGACCGAAGCGGGCTACGCAGTCCGTCAGCAAGGTCGGGGACACTGGTCCATGGCCGAAGACGAGGCCTGGGCGCAGCAGATCACGGCAGAGGGTCTGGCCGAGGAAACCGACGACCGCACCGGCGAGATCAAGCGTTGGTGGAAAAAGCTGCGGGACCGCAACGAGTGGGTGGACATCTGGGTCGGCGCCCGCGCGCTGGCGTGGAGCCTCGGGGTCGGCGCGCCGGCTAAGAACGGCGCAGAGAATGTGGATTGGGCCGCACGCGCCGCTGCGCGCGGCCAGGGCTCGGCATCGGCGCCTGACCTCTTCTCGGGGGAAAAGACGGCGCCGAAGTCCGCAGTTGCGTTGGAGCCGTCCGATCCGACGCCGCCGGCGAATGACAAACCGGGTTCGTCGGAACGTCGGTTCTTCCGTAAGAAACGAGGCTGA
- a CDS encoding energy transducer TonB translates to MIAAAFSSAVLALAASEQRDWPSAGGFDIFQMEDGCALETDYAIPGRSPVNLSVWSDGDKTMLAMTSMDWSAKDGERYDLRFQIGGWAYTGRVRGIVTDYVNKGFVANFEQEFLEAFAAAPSLFVTRDESVVANLSLQGTAAATNVLRRCITHVARSNAAQAERERRFDYIAADPFAAKPAEQAEAQSEGPRPTVITNISWARQPRPEFPARALERGTKSASVTLQCVAQKSGSLASCSIVSESPAGEGFGREAIRAATQARLSPETADQAPATVRFVVSFSLL, encoded by the coding sequence ATGATCGCAGCCGCGTTCTCTTCTGCTGTTTTGGCGCTGGCTGCGAGCGAACAGCGGGATTGGCCAAGCGCGGGCGGCTTTGACATCTTCCAAATGGAGGATGGCTGCGCTCTAGAGACCGATTATGCCATACCTGGACGGTCGCCGGTCAATCTCTCGGTCTGGAGCGACGGTGACAAGACCATGTTGGCAATGACCAGCATGGATTGGTCCGCCAAAGACGGAGAGCGATATGATCTTCGCTTTCAGATCGGTGGATGGGCCTATACCGGCCGCGTCAGAGGCATCGTCACCGACTACGTAAACAAGGGCTTTGTTGCCAACTTCGAACAAGAGTTTCTCGAAGCCTTTGCAGCAGCGCCAAGCCTGTTCGTGACCCGCGATGAGTCTGTCGTCGCAAACCTCAGCCTGCAGGGGACCGCTGCCGCGACCAACGTGCTGCGACGCTGTATAACCCATGTCGCGCGCAGTAACGCCGCACAGGCCGAGCGAGAGCGCCGGTTTGACTACATCGCAGCAGATCCCTTCGCGGCTAAGCCCGCCGAGCAGGCCGAGGCCCAGTCGGAGGGACCGAGGCCGACAGTCATCACAAACATTTCGTGGGCACGGCAACCTCGGCCAGAGTTTCCAGCGAGAGCGTTGGAGCGAGGGACGAAATCAGCCTCGGTGACGCTTCAGTGCGTGGCACAAAAGAGCGGCTCTTTAGCCAGTTGCTCAATCGTGTCGGAGAGCCCGGCCGGCGAAGGTTTCGGACGCGAGGCGATACGAGCCGCCACACAAGCGAGGCTGTCGCCTGAGACTGCCGACCAGGCGCCCGCCACAGTCCGCTTCGTGGTGTCCTTCAGTCTGCTTTAG
- a CDS encoding helix-turn-helix domain-containing protein yields MSDVAVTWAKAQSCLTRAGKPDRTAKQVLVHMASYADAAGEAWALVSVLALEMEVDERTVERGRKALVASGLLLKTDQMKIHRGKRVPIYQLPLDVGHASTVRRLKAERAAWGDTGDAPRGDMGVAREETGATRVSPQDVSDVTPRGDTGVAQIGNRITQGLKPSASACASEAAGKAWATKAPERVAPPRVEASWLNAVERSRETDDRMLSAVRACVARDPDFGRGKAMNLDRWLDEDRFMAWLPDDGALAQAPIILGWAGPANVKAAVMDAMGEAGVASYLNHAGWDEGLCAVVAATKIGAQRLTDGAGSALKALGVRVMTKGAAHG; encoded by the coding sequence ATGAGCGATGTCGCTGTCACGTGGGCGAAAGCTCAAAGCTGCCTAACCAGGGCAGGTAAACCTGATCGCACGGCCAAACAGGTGCTGGTGCATATGGCCTCCTATGCCGATGCGGCGGGTGAGGCTTGGGCGCTTGTGTCCGTCTTAGCTCTGGAAATGGAGGTGGACGAGCGCACCGTCGAACGGGGACGGAAAGCCCTGGTCGCTAGCGGCCTGCTGCTGAAGACCGATCAGATGAAGATCCACCGGGGCAAGAGGGTGCCGATCTATCAGCTGCCTCTAGACGTTGGACATGCCTCGACGGTTCGACGGCTAAAAGCTGAACGGGCCGCGTGGGGCGACACGGGTGACGCCCCTAGGGGCGACATGGGTGTCGCCCGTGAAGAAACTGGGGCGACACGGGTGTCGCCCCAAGATGTCTCAGATGTCACCCCTAGGGGCGACACGGGTGTCGCCCAAATAGGGAATAGAATTACTCAAGGGCTAAAGCCCTCCGCGAGTGCGTGCGCGAGCGAGGCCGCAGGGAAGGCGTGGGCGACGAAGGCGCCGGAGCGGGTCGCCCCGCCACGGGTCGAGGCGTCATGGCTCAATGCCGTCGAGCGCAGCCGTGAGACCGACGACCGGATGCTGAGCGCGGTTCGGGCCTGTGTCGCCCGCGATCCTGACTTCGGCCGGGGCAAGGCGATGAACCTGGACCGCTGGCTGGATGAGGATCGGTTCATGGCCTGGCTGCCGGACGACGGCGCGCTGGCGCAGGCCCCGATCATCCTGGGCTGGGCGGGACCGGCGAACGTGAAGGCGGCCGTCATGGACGCGATGGGGGAAGCGGGCGTGGCCAGCTACCTCAATCACGCGGGCTGGGACGAAGGGCTCTGCGCGGTCGTCGCGGCGACGAAGATCGGGGCGCAGCGCCTGACGGATGGGGCGGGTTCGGCGCTGAAGGCGCTGGGCGTCCGGGTGATGACGAAGGGGGCGGCGCATGGGTAA
- a CDS encoding helix-turn-helix domain-containing protein: MKDELAEWRRQASEDRSVVVHGEVRDRWSRTLRLAPLLSQAVILLVERAGRAVRYDAIARATCRHFDDLADPCTSAKVTVHKVRRAMAAVGINDGIETVWGVGYRMRPNAAAALRRVVFGPDTPAIVEVAA; this comes from the coding sequence ATGAAGGATGAGCTGGCCGAATGGCGGCGACAGGCGTCGGAAGATCGCAGCGTCGTCGTCCACGGTGAGGTGCGCGACCGCTGGTCCAGGACGCTGCGTCTGGCCCCGTTGCTGTCGCAGGCTGTCATCCTGCTGGTTGAACGTGCGGGGCGCGCGGTGCGCTATGACGCGATCGCGAGGGCGACCTGCCGACACTTCGACGATCTTGCCGACCCCTGCACGAGCGCCAAGGTCACGGTGCACAAGGTGCGCCGGGCGATGGCGGCGGTCGGCATCAACGACGGGATCGAGACGGTTTGGGGCGTCGGCTATCGCATGCGCCCGAATGCAGCAGCCGCGCTGAGGCGGGTCGTATTCGGCCCTGATACGCCCGCCATCGTCGAGGTGGCGGCATGA
- a CDS encoding helix-turn-helix transcriptional regulator → MAFIDHRKALGLTLAQTAAELGLSEKSVGWLSDIENGKRDASLRLALRIEAWSGGKVPAWSVSKELAAHREKLSGSGDSSVVAPGADHGAEKSLAVFSPAGGAA, encoded by the coding sequence ATGGCTTTCATTGATCACCGCAAGGCTCTCGGCCTCACGTTGGCTCAGACCGCTGCTGAGCTCGGTCTTTCCGAGAAATCGGTCGGCTGGCTGAGCGACATCGAAAACGGGAAGCGCGACGCCTCTTTGCGGCTGGCGCTTCGCATTGAGGCGTGGAGTGGTGGGAAGGTGCCCGCTTGGTCTGTCAGCAAGGAGTTGGCGGCTCATCGGGAGAAACTTTCTGGAAGCGGCGACAGCTCGGTTGTGGCGCCGGGCGCGGATCATGGCGCCGAGAAAAGCTTGGCCGTTTTCTCCCCAGCAGGAGGTGCGGCATGA